The segment CCGGAAACACCCACTTCCAGCCCGTTTATTTCCCACTGCACAACTGTTCTGGGAAGCCCATTTCCGTCTGTAACAGATGATGTTGTACACACACTACCCTGACAGAATAAAAAATCCACTTCATATGGTATGGTGTCCCAAATAACAAGATCTGTGACCACAGCCCCCACATTGGTAAACGTTATGCAGTATTGCAGCGTATCGCCTATAAGCGCCTCTGTCTGGCTTACAGACTTGTGCAAAGATACCCTGTCATACGGAGTATGCGTTGCGGTTGCAGTGTCTGTCGCTGTAAACGTTTCAGTACTTGTCGCGGTATGCGTCGCGGTATCTGTAGCAGTGTGCGTATTGGTAAAAGTATATGTATAGGTATGAGTTGCGGTCGCGGTATGAGTATTAGTAAACGTCCTGGTATTTGTAAAAGTATGCGTGAATGTATAAGTCCTTGTAAATGTATGCGTATTAGTATGGGTATTGGAAGGCGTGTCCGTGGGGCCGCCGGGCGTATATGTGTTGCTTGCGGTGAATGTATTTGTGGCTGTAAAAGTTGCCGTATTTGTTGATGTATACGTGTTTGAATTGGTAAAGGTGGGCGTTATTGTCCTTGTAAAAGTGTTTGTCGCGGTAAAAGAATTTGTATGCGTCAGGGTAAAAGTGGGCGTGTACACATTTGTTCTTGTATGTGTCATCGTGAAAGTATTTGTAAATGTCCGCGTGTATGTATGCGTAAATGTGTTTGTCCTTGTAAAAGTTGCAGACGGCGTATTTGTGGGGATACATTCCATCTGAACGGTGACAGTATTGGACTTAGCCCAGTCTGCAGGGTTATCTATCGGCCATTTTACACCCGCCACATTATCCCTGTAATCACAGGATTCCTGCGACCTGTCAAAATAATAATCCTTTACCCTTGCCGTTAAAGTCACGCAGGTCTGTCCCGGAAAACCCCTCAGCCAGCGGATGGAAAAAGAACTGCCGTCCCCGGTAAAACACGGGCTTCCGTCGCCGTAAGCGTCACAGCCGCCGCCATATGGCCCCGTAAAACCAAAACCGGGGTCAAAATCGTCAAAAACTTCCACTGTGCTTGTTGTATAATTTCCCGAGTTACATATTTCAAGCGTATACGTGACTTCGTTTGTTGTAATTCCTCCCGTCGGCGTTACAGACTTTGAAATCGTAAAAGCAGCCGGAGGCAGTGTCGGTACAGGC is part of the Candidatus Goldiibacteriota bacterium genome and harbors:
- a CDS encoding DUF11 domain-containing protein; translated protein: MNIKRFFLTASIFFLSAFSVQAACNPTAATLCVAVDDIADVWINGQYIDAFTYVNWDETASPKCVTFDPDILDETQNIVAIKVKNLRCCEVWGSWSIEATCLDGTHSCINSDATGASQMRLNFIESCTEEPAYDSLGNTWWAREYQDAGVAPWQDPEVVTGTIYGKIIYDPCTGQRLQPLSYDASSGAETDDCKHLYMRQEFIMTPVPTLPPAAFTISKSVTPTGGITTNEVTYTLEICNSGNYTTSTVEVFDDFDPGFGFTGPYGGGCDAYGDGSPCFTGDGSSFSIRWLRGFPGQTCVTLTARVKDYYFDRSQESCDYRDNVAGVKWPIDNPADWAKSNTVTVQMECIPTNTPSATFTRTNTFTHTYTRTFTNTFTMTHTRTNVYTPTFTLTHTNSFTATNTFTRTITPTFTNSNTYTSTNTATFTATNTFTASNTYTPGGPTDTPSNTHTNTHTFTRTYTFTHTFTNTRTFTNTHTATATHTYTYTFTNTHTATDTATHTATSTETFTATDTATATHTPYDRVSLHKSVSQTEALIGDTLQYCITFTNVGAVVTDLVIWDTIPYEVDFLFCQGSVCTTSSVTDGNGLPRTVVQWEINGLEVGVSGSVCFLVRVARFPVITYGENNDIYAYFESKKHEIFYDKPVPIRLQSAVSGSGLINSRAGPPGG